Proteins encoded within one genomic window of Gracilimonas sp.:
- a CDS encoding DUF4293 family protein, whose translation MIQRFQTVFLAVATLLNLSVYFTPIYDKAMNDPQLWIGIGLASSLFIAMALNVVSIFLYKNRKNQVTWVKRSALFQVIGFGFCVGVLLSLGGIGTYLWDEALGTGLVFLGMIFQILAMRFIRKDEELVRSMDRIR comes from the coding sequence GTGATACAACGATTTCAAACTGTATTTTTGGCAGTAGCCACTTTGTTAAACCTCTCTGTCTACTTTACTCCCATTTATGATAAAGCCATGAATGACCCACAACTTTGGATCGGCATTGGGCTAGCAAGTTCTCTGTTCATTGCAATGGCACTGAATGTGGTAAGTATCTTTTTATACAAAAATCGCAAAAATCAGGTTACCTGGGTAAAACGGTCGGCCTTGTTTCAGGTAATCGGGTTTGGATTTTGTGTGGGAGTTTTGCTCTCTCTGGGCGGAATAGGAACCTATTTATGGGATGAAGCACTGGGAACGGGGTTGGTTTTTTTGGGAATGATATTTCAGATACTTGCAATGAGGTTTATTCGAAAAGATGAAGAGTTAGTTCGTTCAATGGATCGAATAAGATAG
- a CDS encoding transporter substrate-binding domain-containing protein produces MLFKKINFTGIVGYLLLGIVGVSLFTGCSSKTSEDSESNNITLPVTVSEPVEKDLAEIRKDGVLRMITSYSSGSYFLYKGIQVGFEYELLKTFTKENDLALEVVITGPDESPYDLLNSGRGDIIAANYTITPERKQVVKFTRPYNLVDQLIVVSDDLGFRPQSITDLKDVPISVRRNSSYYVRLKELKEEGFPVEINVIPEDMDTESVLFQVADGDLQATVADDNIYDAANKYMNGLVKGPLIAESDTIAWAVRKNAPDLEHQLNRFLYKHFRFNEKGVPKRSAFLNVLRKKYFESGSQIADYFNPNYQSGQFGIISPYDNMIQKVAVEHDVDWVMLTAVAAQESKFNPSSVSWAGAVGIMQVLPRFSEISSDSLYIPEVNIREGAKILASHLKHYSYMDSTNQWSFALAAYNVGQGHLADARRLAIDHNQDPNEWDNVAESLLKLMQRKYYQNARYGFCRGIETVRYVSEIMNRYNTYQTILAHNQTKQATNTGILGLKTINRP; encoded by the coding sequence ATGCTTTTTAAAAAAATAAATTTTACTGGAATTGTCGGGTATTTACTGCTTGGCATAGTTGGGGTTTCATTATTTACTGGTTGCTCTTCTAAAACTTCTGAAGACTCTGAAAGCAATAATATCACATTACCTGTTACGGTAAGTGAACCTGTTGAAAAAGATCTCGCTGAGATCAGGAAAGACGGGGTGTTGCGCATGATTACCAGTTACAGCTCCGGGTCGTATTTTTTATATAAAGGAATTCAGGTTGGTTTTGAGTATGAGTTACTTAAAACTTTCACTAAAGAAAATGACCTGGCTCTGGAAGTTGTGATTACCGGGCCAGATGAAAGCCCTTATGATCTCTTGAATAGCGGAAGAGGGGATATTATCGCGGCTAATTACACTATCACTCCGGAGAGAAAGCAAGTTGTAAAATTTACACGCCCCTACAATTTGGTTGACCAGCTGATTGTAGTTTCTGATGATTTAGGTTTCCGGCCACAAAGCATTACTGATCTTAAAGATGTACCAATAAGCGTTCGCAGAAATAGCTCTTACTATGTACGCTTAAAAGAGCTTAAAGAGGAGGGGTTCCCGGTAGAAATTAATGTGATTCCTGAAGACATGGATACTGAATCGGTGCTTTTCCAGGTGGCCGATGGAGACCTTCAGGCTACAGTAGCGGACGACAATATTTATGATGCGGCTAACAAGTATATGAACGGGTTGGTAAAGGGGCCTCTGATTGCAGAAAGTGATACCATAGCATGGGCCGTTCGTAAAAATGCACCGGATCTTGAGCATCAGTTAAACAGGTTTTTGTATAAGCATTTTCGCTTTAATGAAAAGGGCGTGCCCAAGCGCTCAGCATTTCTGAATGTACTTCGTAAAAAATACTTTGAATCCGGCAGCCAAATAGCGGATTATTTCAATCCTAATTATCAGAGTGGGCAATTCGGTATTATTTCTCCTTACGATAATATGATTCAGAAAGTAGCTGTTGAACATGATGTGGATTGGGTAATGTTAACAGCGGTAGCGGCCCAGGAATCAAAATTCAATCCTTCGTCCGTAAGTTGGGCAGGCGCTGTTGGTATTATGCAGGTATTGCCAAGGTTTTCAGAAATTTCATCCGACTCCTTATACATTCCTGAAGTAAATATTAGGGAGGGAGCTAAAATACTCGCCTCACATTTAAAACATTATTCATACATGGATTCTACAAACCAGTGGTCTTTTGCTTTAGCTGCATATAACGTAGGTCAGGGACATTTGGCTGATGCACGCCGACTTGCCATTGATCATAATCAAGACCCCAACGAGTGGGATAATGTGGCAGAGTCGCTGTTAAAGTTGATGCAGCGTAAATACTATCAGAATGCACGCTATGGGTTTTGCAGGGGTATTGAAACGGTAAGGTATGTAAGCGAGATTATGAATCGTTATAATACCTATCAAACTATTTTAGCCCATAATCAAACAAAGCAGGCGACAAACACCGGAATTCTCGGGCTTAAAACCATTAATCGACCTTAA
- a CDS encoding DMT family transporter, which produces MSQVYSKAKVYLILAVGLTTFGFAPILVKFATDYSALLLVAIRTVGAFLMLLPFYIYQKKSNKYDVKAVGNETKWMAFAGIALGLHFTLWISSLYYTSVASASVLVTIHPIMLIIAERVLYKMEFAPTVWIGVFVAFAGSVLLGITDYNTESTFANPLLGNAMAFGAAAIFAVYFLIGRKIRQNRSWLGYVFPVYGYAAATCVTILLVVEGIPDQVDAIVIWVGLGLAVGPQLMGHGSLNYAVKFVSPTLLSTLILTEPIFATILAFFILGELPVILSFVAIFVTLIGVMLTWKKKPKYRRTESG; this is translated from the coding sequence TTGAGCCAGGTTTATTCCAAAGCTAAAGTATATCTGATTCTCGCTGTTGGGCTAACCACCTTTGGTTTTGCTCCAATATTAGTGAAGTTTGCTACCGATTATTCTGCTCTTTTATTGGTAGCTATCAGGACTGTTGGAGCATTTCTAATGCTGCTTCCATTCTATATTTACCAAAAGAAGAGTAACAAATATGACGTGAAAGCTGTCGGAAATGAAACCAAATGGATGGCTTTTGCAGGAATAGCACTTGGGCTGCACTTCACACTTTGGATCAGTTCCCTCTATTACACCTCAGTTGCATCAGCGTCCGTACTGGTTACCATTCACCCCATAATGCTCATTATAGCAGAACGGGTTCTTTATAAAATGGAATTTGCACCAACGGTTTGGATTGGTGTGTTTGTTGCTTTTGCAGGATCTGTGCTACTTGGAATCACCGATTATAATACGGAATCAACATTTGCAAACCCTTTGCTTGGAAATGCAATGGCTTTTGGGGCAGCGGCTATTTTTGCGGTTTACTTTTTAATTGGAAGAAAAATTCGCCAAAATCGATCCTGGCTTGGCTATGTATTTCCTGTCTATGGATATGCAGCGGCTACCTGTGTTACTATTTTGTTGGTAGTTGAGGGAATTCCCGATCAAGTGGATGCTATTGTGATTTGGGTAGGGTTAGGACTTGCTGTGGGGCCGCAACTGATGGGACATGGTTCGTTAAACTATGCCGTAAAGTTTGTATCACCAACGTTGTTGTCAACCCTCATATTAACGGAGCCAATTTTTGCAACTATACTGGCGTTTTTCATCCTGGGTGAGCTGCCGGTTATCTTATCATTTGTTGCCATTTTTGTGACCCTTATAGGGGTTATGCTTACCTGGAAAAAGAAGCCGAAATACAGGCGAACAGAAAGTGGGTAA